The sequence ATACCTAGGTATCTCCCAAGGACAATCTGCATGGATTCTGCAAGACTCAGATTAGGAAATAGCTTACAATATGAAATGCATATGTAAAGATACATTATACCTAAAATAGTCGCTGTAATTATAGAAATCCATCCATCCCTTCCAGCGACCTCCGCTGCTTCCCTAGGCAGGGAAGTTACACCCACACCCACCAGTACCCCTATCATCATTGTAAATAGTTGGGAGTCAGTTATCTGAAAAGTTTTCTCATCTCTTTTTCTCATTATCACTCTCAACCCCCTTTTGGCGTCTAACATTCTTTCCTGCTGTTTCTATTGGTCTCCTACGCATCCACCTAAAGGGTGTCCGAAAAATTGTATCCCTTTGTTCTGAGGATTTAAAAGGAAATAACGGCTGCAAAAAAGGAACTCCAAATGATTCTAGATTGCATATATGGATAATTAGAATAAACCATGAAATAACAAAGCCAAATCCACCGAGTATTCCTACAGAAAGAAGGATGGGAAATCTTAGTATCCTTATATTAGATGACATGGAGTAATTTGGTATGGCAAAGCTACCTAACATTGTAATAGCTGTAAAAATAACTAGGATTGGCCCAACAAGGTTTGCTTGTATAGCTGCTTCCCCTATGATCAATGCACCAACTATACCGATGGTCTGACCTATGGGTGACGGAATCCTTATGGTGGCTTCCCGCAAAAACTCCACTGCCAGTTCTAAAAGTAGAGCTTCCATAAAAGGGGTAAATGGAAGTTCCCTTCTACCTTCTGCAATTGAAAAAACAATTCTTATGGGCATCATCTCATACCTATAAGTTGTGAGTATTACATATAGTGAAGGTAAGCTTGTAGATGCAAAAAACGCAAAAAATCTTAAAATCCTTATCACTAACACGTACCCATACCTTTGATAATAATCTTCTGGTGAATGGAAAAACTGGGCAAGGGTCACCGGTACAATTAGAACAAATGGCGAACCATCAACTAAAATTGCCACTTTACCTTCTAAGAGATGCCCCACTGCTCTGTCTGGTCTTTCGGTATTTAGTATTTGCGGAAATGGAGATATGGTTCTTTCCTCTATAAGCTCCTCTATATAATTAGACTCTAGTACCCCATCGATATCAATTTGGGATACCCTTTTAAGTACTTCTTTAACCACTTCATCTTTTGCTGTATTGCTCAAATAGGCCACTACAATATCTGTCTTAGATTCTCTACCCACTTTTATACTCTTCATTTTAAGGTCATTATTCTTGATTCTTCTACGGATTAGAGCAGTATTAAACCTCAATGTCTCTGTGAAACCTTCCCTCGGTCCGCGTATAATCTGCTCATTTGTTGGTTCTGTTACCTTTCTCCCTTCCCACTGCCTTGTTTCTAGGGAAAAAGCATTGCTGATACCATCAATAATGAGTAACCCTTCACCTGCTAGCAAACCCTCCACAGCTAGATCAAACTCTTTAACAGTGGTAACCTTGCTTATTGATATTAGTCTACTTTCAATTGTAGACGAGTCGATATTTTCAGTTACTTCCTTTTTGGCCATGGTTGTCAGCATACGTATGACATTATTACTTAGTGTATCTTCATTTGTTAAGCCATCAACATATACTATTAAGGCTGTTGTATTAGTATTGGCTATCTTAAATCTTCTGAAATTTATATCATCGCAATCTTGAAATAAATTCTTCAGATAACTGTAGTTCTTGTTTAGATTTTTGGATATAGGTGTACCCCTTTGTTTTTTTTCCCCATTTTTTTTTGTGGGGGCACTAAATATCTTTTTAATTAGTTGTCTCACATTATCCCCCCCGTAAGGTTCCTATACTGGTGATTTTACCCTATTAAGGAAAATATTATGTGGCTAATAGGCAAAGGGGAAAATAAGTAAAAGGGAAAGCCCCTATTGGCTTTCCCTTTTACTAGCAAATGACTTTTATAGCTTTTTGAACTACCCCATATGACACTCCTCCAAAGCCTGGATTTTCACCATCTATCTCAAGGGGCAAAGGCTCGTCAGAACTGACACTTAATTTTTTACACCTATAGTGCTTCACCTTTGGGTGTCCTATATGGGTTCCCTTGTAAACCTTAGATAAGTTATATAAAAGCTCCACTTTCCCCATATTGACCAGTGTAATAACTTCTATATATCCATCATCTATTTTAGCCATGGGAGCAAGCTCCATACCTCCACCGAAAAACCTCCCATTTGCAGCTGCCACAATGGAGAATTCCCCTTGATGCACAACTTTTCCGTCAACCTCAATTATTCCGCTATTATTTTTGTATTTTAGGATACTTAACAATGTGCCTCTTAGATATGACCATAGGCCACCTCCGGATTTGGATGTATGATTTACCCTCTGGGCAACATAGCCACCTAATCCAACATCTGAAATATTTACACAATATCTCTTTTCCTTTTGTTTCTCTTTATTGAGAAATTGTACTTGCAATAAATCAATTGCCTTAGTATTACCAGTTATCAATGTTTCTACTGCCCCTTGATAATTTTTCGGTATATTAAGGGTCTTAATAAGGTCGCAGCCTGTTCCCCTAGAAATTACACCTAAGGCCACATCTTCTATTGATATTTTACCTTGTTCATCAAAAAAACCATTGACAACTTCATTAACTGTTCCATCACCACCCACGGCTATTATTTTTTTATAGCCTTTTTTAATTGCATCCCTTGTAATAGTTGTTGCTTCATTTGGTCCTGATGTAAGGGAATAGTCATAGTTAAGTTGTTTGGAATCTAAGAATAATATAATTTCATCCCACACAACTCTTGTTGTGCCGTTGGCTGATGCAGGGTTTACCACAAAGAAAAATTCCTTCATCCAGCTTCCTCCATCCAAAATAGAATATAATTGCGCAAGTATTTATATTCTATTTTAGAGAAGTAAAATCCTCTATTAGCTCTATTTATAAATTTTTGCGGAACACATTACCTCTTATTACTTTAACATTGACATTTGATCTAATATCAATGTTTGGGTAATCATCTCTCCATGTTCCTTTTTTATAATAATCATTTTCCCTTACCCTGACGATTTCACCCAATCCTATAGGATCAGTGTTGTATTTTTGAAATTTTTGTACTAATTCTGTTGTTGTTTTAGTTAAATCCGCGGACAAATGTTTTTTAACATCTTCAAAAAACTCTTCTTCCATTATTTCTACATCCCTTTGACTTACCTCACTTATTTCTATCACTATTTCTGATCTTATTTCTATTACTGGCTTACCATTTTTTATCTCAACATAATATCTATTCTTTGTTCCTTTAACTTGAAACACTATAATATCGGCAATTTCAGGAATCTTTGTTGATATGGTTGTGTAGTCTTGGTATTTCATCAAAAGAGAGAGCAACAAAGTCTCAGAGTCATTTATGATAGTAGCTAAACTCCCAGTTTCATCTAGTAATGCCAATCCAGCAATCTTAGCCGACCCAGCCTCAGTCTTTTCAACATAGGGTAGAAAACCGTCCTTTCCCGTTGTCAGAATTCTTCCACCTAGTTCACATAAATTTATGGGCATAGTGATATTCATCAGTTCTGCTTGCTCAATTAAATTGTTAAGAAAAATACTCTTCCTTGCTTCCTCAGCTGGAGTAAGTTGTAGTAACTCAGATGGTTCACCATCATAATATATTACTTTCGCAGTAACATTCATATCAGGGGTCTGACGCAGGTCAGGAATAATAGTTGCCAATCCTGCTTCGATTTGATTGCTACCGAAAACAACAACACCCACCTTACCTAGGGCCAGTTCCTTTTGTCTTTGATATTGCCAATTTTTAAAAGCTCCCCTAACTCCATACCCTTTTACCACAGTTACTTTATTATCTGTCTCTGCGGCTTGGCTAAATGTTGGGTTAGAAGTTGTTATTACAGTTACTGATGGGTCATCTTCATCTTTGTCCACTCCTAGGGCTAAAACGATTGCTAATTCATCTATTACATTTGTATTAGGTGCTATTTGGCAACCAGCTAAAATAATGACGCTGACTAAAACACTAACTATTACTTTTTTCATTTTCATTGATCCCCCTAATCTTTGCGACTATAAGTAAAAGTATTGGTAATACCAAAATTAAGATTCCTCCGATCATTGAAACTCGGGCAGTGTAGTCCTGTAAAGTTAATACATCTGGTATAAAGTAAGCCACTGCAAAGGGAATTATCCACATGGTTATAGCCCATGTGTCGTGATACTTTTTCCCCGTAAGGAGAGCTAAGGAAAAAGTACCAGAAAAATATTGAATTGCCATAACCATTACTATTTTAGCTGTCCAGATATATAAAAAAATGTTATCCATTCTCTCAAACAGTTCAATTCGCACAAGTTTAAGATATTCTATGAATGGCCAAAAAACCACTTGTACCAAACCCATTCCTAAAAAAACAATTGTGCCCACAAAGAGAGCTGCATATAGCAACCCTGAGGTCATCACACCCATGGATGTTACCCGTAATACACTTTTCTTTTTTTCTATATATGGGTAAAATACCAGGAGAATTTCAACACCTAAAAAAGAGAAGCCTACATCTGGTATAGCTTCCAGTACTCCCGTATAACCGTTCTCAAATACTGGAAGTAATTCTAACCAACTAGGTGTCCGGTCAGGGAATAAAAACAGGACTATGGCACTAAAGGAAAATACCAAAACAATTTCACTCATTCTGCTAAGTGTTGCAAGACCACTTCTGGCCATATATACTACAGGAATTATGAACAAGGCAATTGGTACGTAATAGGGGTATATTAAGTCAAAATAAACATATATAATCTCTAAAAACAATCTTACTACTATACCTGTCACAATTAGTGTGTAAAGTATGTATGCTAAACTTAAAATCATACCTAGGGGTTTTCCCAGGACTATTTGCATTGACTGAACCAAGCTTTTAGTGGGGAACATTTTGCTGTATGTGATACATATGTATGAATAACATAATATTAGTAAAGTAGCAATAATTATTGAAATCCAACCATCCCTACCAGCCACATCTGCTAGTTCCCTGGGAAGAGTTGTTACGCCTATCCCAAATACTGCATTTATAACCAAGGAGTACCATTGGAATTCTGATATATCGAATTTCTTTTCACTACTCTTTTTTTTCTTTTGCTTCTTTTTCTCCATTTTCTACTCCCCTCTGTCTTCTGACATTATTTCCTGCTGTTTCTATGGGCCTTCTCCTTAACCATCTTCTAGGAGCCCTATAAATGTTGTCCCTTTGTTCTGAGGCTTTAAATGGAAATAAAGGTTGTAAAAAAGGAACCCCAAAGGACTCTAGGTTGCATAAATGTGTCAGTATAATCATCCACATAAGTACAAAACCAAATCCCCCATAAAGACCAGAAGCTATTAATATGGGAAACCTCATTACTCTAACAGCTGAAGACATGTTATATGAAGGTATGGCAAAGCTTCCTAGCATAGATGTTGCTGTAATTACAACTAAAATTGGTCCAACTAGGTTCGCATCTATGGCAGCTTGCCCAATTATAAGTGCCCCAACTATACCTATGGTTTGACCAAAAGGGCCAGGTATTCTAATGGTTGCTTCCCTTAAAAATTCTATCAA comes from Alkalicella caledoniensis and encodes:
- a CDS encoding Ger(x)C family spore germination protein produces the protein MKKVIVSVLVSVIILAGCQIAPNTNVIDELAIVLALGVDKDEDDPSVTVITTSNPTFSQAAETDNKVTVVKGYGVRGAFKNWQYQRQKELALGKVGVVVFGSNQIEAGLATIIPDLRQTPDMNVTAKVIYYDGEPSELLQLTPAEEARKSIFLNNLIEQAELMNITMPINLCELGGRILTTGKDGFLPYVEKTEAGSAKIAGLALLDETGSLATIINDSETLLLSLLMKYQDYTTISTKIPEIADIIVFQVKGTKNRYYVEIKNGKPVIEIRSEIVIEISEVSQRDVEIMEEEFFEDVKKHLSADLTKTTTELVQKFQKYNTDPIGLGEIVRVRENDYYKKGTWRDDYPNIDIRSNVNVKVIRGNVFRKNL
- a CDS encoding GerAB/ArcD/ProY family transporter; translation: MEKKKQKKKKSSEKKFDISEFQWYSLVINAVFGIGVTTLPRELADVAGRDGWISIIIATLLILCYSYICITYSKMFPTKSLVQSMQIVLGKPLGMILSLAYILYTLIVTGIVVRLFLEIIYVYFDLIYPYYVPIALFIIPVVYMARSGLATLSRMSEIVLVFSFSAIVLFLFPDRTPSWLELLPVFENGYTGVLEAIPDVGFSFLGVEILLVFYPYIEKKKSVLRVTSMGVMTSGLLYAALFVGTIVFLGMGLVQVVFWPFIEYLKLVRIELFERMDNIFLYIWTAKIVMVMAIQYFSGTFSLALLTGKKYHDTWAITMWIIPFAVAYFIPDVLTLQDYTARVSMIGGILILVLPILLLIVAKIRGINENEKSNS
- a CDS encoding spore germination protein, which translates into the protein MRQLIKKIFSAPTKKNGEKKQRGTPISKNLNKNYSYLKNLFQDCDDINFRRFKIANTNTTALIVYVDGLTNEDTLSNNVIRMLTTMAKKEVTENIDSSTIESRLISISKVTTVKEFDLAVEGLLAGEGLLIIDGISNAFSLETRQWEGRKVTEPTNEQIIRGPREGFTETLRFNTALIRRRIKNNDLKMKSIKVGRESKTDIVVAYLSNTAKDEVVKEVLKRVSQIDIDGVLESNYIEELIEERTISPFPQILNTERPDRAVGHLLEGKVAILVDGSPFVLIVPVTLAQFFHSPEDYYQRYGYVLVIRILRFFAFFASTSLPSLYVILTTYRYEMMPIRIVFSIAEGRRELPFTPFMEALLLELAVEFLREATIRIPSPIGQTIGIVGALIIGEAAIQANLVGPILVIFTAITMLGSFAIPNYSMSSNIRILRFPILLSVGILGGFGFVISWFILIIHICNLESFGVPFLQPLFPFKSSEQRDTIFRTPFRWMRRRPIETAGKNVRRQKGVESDNEKKR
- a CDS encoding diacylglycerol/lipid kinase family protein; protein product: MKEFFFVVNPASANGTTRVVWDEIILFLDSKQLNYDYSLTSGPNEATTITRDAIKKGYKKIIAVGGDGTVNEVVNGFFDEQGKISIEDVALGVISRGTGCDLIKTLNIPKNYQGAVETLITGNTKAIDLLQVQFLNKEKQKEKRYCVNISDVGLGGYVAQRVNHTSKSGGGLWSYLRGTLLSILKYKNNSGIIEVDGKVVHQGEFSIVAAANGRFFGGGMELAPMAKIDDGYIEVITLVNMGKVELLYNLSKVYKGTHIGHPKVKHYRCKKLSVSSDEPLPLEIDGENPGFGGVSYGVVQKAIKVIC